One Phaseolus vulgaris cultivar G19833 chromosome 4, P. vulgaris v2.0, whole genome shotgun sequence DNA window includes the following coding sequences:
- the LOC137838503 gene encoding uncharacterized protein, which produces MATTRQGTARAAGEEMSMQQVLEIMRGLQDHMADSKIEQERMQADLDASHVRNDELRRVNEELRRSLRNNQVQRENEEVEHLTPPREFSTPFSQEILDAAIPNTFAGPKAIFTGMEDPKAHLTAFHTQMVLVGGSDAARCKLFMSTLTGMAMDWALPPVSYDLFDVKQYQGESLKEYINRFESQVVKVGTSEEPIIVYAFRKGVCPGPFCKSIIRNRPRTFAEIRRRAVEHIASEEEVCEKRTSAVPSHPRAQTRVQPVRVNETTTGRKKPEGRRPYETRKPQPRGPAGGDRPVRERARPARYNFVVELKDLIAVPNIAERLRRPAKTDKVLGPRKDSWCEFHEAFGHHIDNCLSLGYQLDELVRSGFLKDYVAEPAATAALPMPTEEQAHEMPVLGEVHTIAGGFSGGGPIASQ; this is translated from the exons ATGGCCACCACTAGACAAGGTACCGCACGCGCCGCGGGAGaagaaatgtccatgcagcaggtcctggagataatgcgagGGCTGCAGGAtcacatggcggattcgaagatagagcaagagcgcatgcaggcggatctcgacgCCTCGCATGTGAGAAACGACGAGCTCCGTCGCGttaatgaggagttgcgtcggAGTCTAAGGAACAACCAGGTGCAACGCGAGAATGAAGAGGTGGAGcatctcaccccaccaagggagttttccactcccttctcgcaggagattctagaTGCGGCGATCCCCAACACCTTCGCAGGGCCCAAGGCGATTTTCACCGGGATGGAAGACCCTAAGGCGCATCttacggcgttccacacccaaaTGGTGTtagtaggcggttctgacgccgcaagatgcaagctcttcatgagcactttgacaggaatggccatggattg GGCCCTGCCGCCAGTatcctacgatctgtttgacgtgaagcaataccaaggggaaagtttgaaggagtatatcaaccgCTTCGAGTCCCAAGTGGTGAAAGTGGGCACGTCGGAGGAGCCAATAATTGTGTATGCCTTCAGGAAAGGCGTGTGTCCCGGCCCTTTCTGCAAATCTATTATTCGCAATCGCCCaaggacttttgctgaaatacggcgtcgggcggtggaacatatcgccTCTGAAGAAGAAgtgtgtgagaagcgcaccagcgctGTACCTTCACACCCGAGAGCGCAGACGCGggttcaacccgtcagggtcaacgagaccacgacggggagaaaaaagccagaggggagacgcccctatgagaccaggaaaccccagccccggggtccagcaggaggggaTCGTCCCGTCAGAGAGAgggcaagaccggcgaggtacaactttgtggtggagctgaaggacctgatcgccgtgcctaacatagctgagaggttgaggcgacctgcgaaaactgacaaggtgttagggccacgGAAAGActcctggtgcgagttccacgaggctttcgggcatcACATTGACAACTGCCTCTCGTTGGGTTATCAGcttgatgagctggtgaggagcgggtttctgaaggattacgTCGCAGAACCCGCCGCGACCGCCGCTCTGCCGATGCCAACAGAAGagcaagcgcacgagatgccagttctcggcgaggtccacaccattgctggaggtttttccggcggtgGACCCATCGCCTCCCAgtga